A region from the Papaver somniferum cultivar HN1 unplaced genomic scaffold, ASM357369v1 unplaced-scaffold_125, whole genome shotgun sequence genome encodes:
- the LOC113331597 gene encoding uncharacterized protein LOC113331597, with protein sequence MSKDRNTTSVQIGRIYEPSIDGIASAPEEALAVQTRAMREAEKEKNFEGIDEPDSEANESDKDQPMSERSDEDEAEDDWSIPILQYLDKGTLPADVKEARKLESKAAMYSLRDGILYRRSFLGPLMRCQTEGKRILHDIHRGKAGNHSVRRSLVIKAKTQGYYWLSMDEDAKNVARCCERCQRYARKIKAPVTELNSVIGPWPFAKWGVDTVRNTSGHSLRQWKTVGREEHRHAL encoded by the exons atgtcGAAAGACAGGAATACAACCTCAGTCCAAATTGGGAGGATTTACGAACCTTCGATAGACGGAATAGCCTCCGCCCCCGAAGAAGCCTTAGCCGTCCAGACCagggccatgagggaagcagaaaaagaaaaaaattttgaAGGAATTGATGAACCTGACAGCGAAGCCAATGAATCTGACAAAGATCAACCCATGTCAGAAAGAAGTGATGAGGACGAAGCCGAAGATGATTGGAGTATTCCAATTCTCCAGTACCTTGATAAAGGTACCCTACCAGCAGACGTCAAAGAAGCCcgaaaactcgaatcaaaggcAGCAATGTATAGCCTACGAGAcggaatactgtatagaaggtcatttcttggacctttgatgcgatGTCAAACCGAAGGTAAAAGAATACTGCACGATATACACAGAGGAaaagctggcaatcatagcgtaAGAAGATCCTTGGTAATCAAAGCTAAAacgcaaggatactattggctaagcatggacgaagacgcAAAGAACGTAGCTAGGtgttgtgaaagatgccaacgctacgccaggaagattaaagcaccagTGACAGAGCTTAACTCGGTCATCGGTCCATGGCCATTTgccaaatggggagttgacact gttcggaataccagcgGCCATAGTCTCCGACAATGGAAAACAGTTGGAAGGgaagaacatagacatgctctttaa